One genomic window of Chitinophagaceae bacterium includes the following:
- a CDS encoding T9SS type A sorting domain-containing protein: MKKVLLPVIFFLLLIVQKNNAQTPAISSATFGSIEARQIGPAVMGGRISAIDALNNDPKTMYVGSAAGGVWKTTTGGTFFKPIFDKYTQSIGDIRIDQRHPDTVWVGTGESNMRNSVSYGDGLYVTFDAGANWRKMGLDSTEHISKIAIDPSNSNVIYVAAPGPLWSDSKSRGLYKSTDCGKTWQKILYTNEKTGCADVAIDPSNPNVIYASMWQFRRTPWSFASGGTGSALYKSIDAGKTWKKIQNGFTPGDLGRVVIAISPSAPQNVYAIVESKKSGLYLSNDGGETWKEQSTTANVTARPFYFSVLKVDPENPKRIYRPAFTLSISDDGGYSFKEASNAGGWVHSDHHALWINPNNTNQLYLGTDGGVYMSLDKGNNWIFLNSLPVSQYYHVAFDGEDPYNVYGGLQDNGSWKGPSASAGGINNDDWTPLGFGDGFWVQPDRKMTDYVYWEYQGGNIFRRNMKTNEQKDIAPYPMPGEAKLRWNWNSPLYFSPSNKLYAGSQFLYVTSNQGDTWSKISPDLTTNNPDKQKQEQSGGVTVDNSSAENHCTIFTVAESTLDQNQIWVGTDDGNLQLSNDAGKSWTNTVKNITGLPANTWVSSIEPSRFDKMICYATFDGHATGDMNSYVYKTNDGGKTWMRLGPDGLKGSAHKVKEDLVNKNLLFVGTETGLFISIDGGKVWAQMTGNIPNTPVRDIAIHPVKNDLILATHGRGILIVDDITPIRALNDEVLNAEATILPSRPNYVSLSALGGSYPTTAGDFSAPNPNEDAVITYYLKDRVVTGAVKIEIYDATGKLMTTIDGTKRKGINRVTWPMRMKPPRAPVGAQIEGNTTIGPLVDEGTYTVKLIKGDKTFNGKVMLETDPKSVHSVADRSVQKKTLSELYSMIEELAFMNQQLISLNDSISKMKPAVKDKKLLQSLTVLSDSLTAARKSLVATKEGTAITGEERLRERMGSLYGSVMSYEGKPTDSQMDRFNGLQYDMDVAHKRIDKIYETQLPKVIEALKKNGMSELKPQTKETFEMSERM; encoded by the coding sequence ATGAAAAAAGTCCTGCTACCTGTTATTTTCTTTTTGTTGCTTATCGTTCAAAAGAACAATGCGCAGACACCAGCGATTTCTTCCGCCACATTCGGATCTATCGAAGCACGCCAGATCGGTCCTGCAGTGATGGGAGGAAGAATTTCAGCAATTGACGCGTTGAACAACGATCCCAAAACAATGTATGTAGGCAGTGCTGCAGGCGGTGTTTGGAAAACCACAACCGGCGGTACTTTTTTCAAACCCATATTTGATAAATACACACAAAGTATCGGCGATATTCGAATTGATCAGCGCCATCCCGATACTGTTTGGGTAGGAACCGGCGAATCAAACATGCGCAACAGCGTGTCGTATGGTGATGGTTTGTACGTAACTTTTGATGCAGGTGCCAACTGGCGCAAAATGGGTTTGGACAGCACAGAACACATCAGTAAAATTGCCATTGATCCTTCCAACTCTAATGTAATTTATGTAGCTGCTCCGGGCCCACTATGGAGCGACAGCAAAAGCCGTGGATTGTATAAGTCAACTGATTGCGGGAAAACATGGCAGAAGATTTTATATACAAATGAAAAAACCGGTTGTGCAGATGTTGCTATTGATCCTTCGAATCCCAATGTAATTTATGCATCTATGTGGCAGTTCAGAAGAACACCATGGTCATTTGCTTCAGGTGGAACAGGAAGTGCATTGTATAAATCTATTGATGCCGGAAAAACATGGAAGAAAATTCAAAACGGATTTACACCGGGCGATTTAGGTCGCGTAGTAATTGCTATCTCACCAAGCGCACCGCAAAATGTGTATGCGATTGTTGAATCAAAAAAATCAGGACTGTATTTATCCAATGATGGTGGTGAAACCTGGAAGGAACAAAGTACCACTGCCAATGTAACAGCGCGTCCATTTTATTTCAGTGTGTTGAAAGTAGATCCGGAAAATCCGAAACGTATTTACCGTCCTGCCTTCACACTTTCTATCAGTGATGATGGTGGTTATTCATTTAAAGAAGCATCGAATGCCGGCGGTTGGGTGCACAGCGATCACCATGCTTTGTGGATCAATCCGAACAATACAAATCAATTGTATCTCGGAACTGATGGCGGCGTATACATGTCGCTCGATAAAGGCAACAACTGGATTTTTCTTAACTCATTACCTGTTTCACAATACTACCATGTTGCTTTCGATGGTGAGGATCCTTACAATGTATATGGAGGATTACAGGACAATGGTTCCTGGAAAGGTCCTTCGGCAAGTGCCGGTGGCATTAATAATGATGATTGGACGCCGCTGGGATTTGGTGATGGATTCTGGGTACAGCCCGACAGAAAAATGACGGACTATGTTTATTGGGAATATCAGGGTGGAAATATTTTCCGCAGAAATATGAAAACCAATGAACAGAAAGACATCGCGCCTTATCCGATGCCGGGAGAAGCAAAGCTACGCTGGAACTGGAATTCACCTTTGTATTTCAGTCCTTCCAATAAATTATACGCAGGCTCACAATTTTTATACGTCACTTCCAACCAGGGTGATACATGGTCGAAAATTTCTCCCGATCTCACCACCAACAATCCTGATAAGCAAAAGCAGGAACAGTCAGGTGGTGTTACGGTAGATAATTCTTCTGCGGAAAATCATTGCACCATTTTCACGGTAGCAGAATCAACTTTGGATCAAAATCAGATCTGGGTAGGAACAGATGATGGCAATCTTCAATTGAGCAACGATGCAGGAAAATCATGGACGAATACCGTAAAAAATATTACGGGACTTCCCGCGAATACATGGGTGAGCAGCATCGAACCTTCGCGATTTGATAAGATGATTTGTTATGCAACTTTCGATGGCCATGCAACCGGTGATATGAATTCCTATGTGTACAAAACAAATGATGGAGGAAAAACATGGATGCGTTTAGGTCCGGATGGATTGAAAGGGTCAGCACATAAAGTGAAGGAAGACCTGGTGAATAAAAATCTGTTGTTTGTTGGAACAGAAACCGGATTGTTTATTTCTATTGACGGAGGAAAAGTATGGGCACAAATGACCGGGAATATTCCCAACACACCGGTGCGTGATATTGCCATTCATCCTGTTAAGAATGATCTGATACTCGCAACACATGGTCGCGGAATTTTAATTGTAGATGACATAACACCGATTCGCGCATTGAATGATGAGGTGTTAAATGCAGAAGCCACTATTCTTCCATCACGACCGAATTATGTTTCATTGTCAGCGTTGGGCGGATCTTATCCGACAACAGCCGGAGATTTTTCCGCGCCCAATCCTAATGAAGATGCCGTGATTACTTACTATCTGAAAGACCGCGTGGTGACTGGTGCTGTAAAAATTGAGATTTATGATGCAACAGGAAAGCTGATGACTACCATTGACGGAACGAAACGCAAAGGCATCAATCGTGTAACGTGGCCGATGAGAATGAAACCTCCACGGGCTCCTGTTGGTGCACAGATTGAAGGCAATACAACCATTGGCCCGTTGGTGGATGAAGGAACTTACACGGTGAAACTTATTAAAGGAGATAAAACATTCAACGGCAAAGTAATGCTGGAAACTGATCCGAAATCTGTTCACAGTGTTGCAGACCGTTCGGTGCAGAAGAAGACATTGAGCGAACTATATTCGATGATTGAAGAATTGGCTTTCATGAATCAGCAACTCATCAGTCTCAATGATTCCATCTCAAAAATGAAACCTGCTGTGAAGGATAAAAAGTTATTGCAATCATTAACTGTATTGTCAGATAGTTTAACTGCCGCCAGAAAATCACTCGTAGCTACTAAAGAAGGAACGGCCATAACCGGTGAGGAAAGGTTGCGTGAACGAATGGGTTCGTTATATGGAAGTGTGATGAGTTATGAAGGAAAACCAACCGACTCGCAAATGGATCGTTTCAACGGCTTGCAATACGATATGGATGTGGCGCATAAAAGGATCGACAAAATTTATGAAACGCAACTTCCAAAAGTGATTGAAGCTTTGAAGAAGAATGGAATGAGTGAATTGAAACCACAAACAAAGGAAACATTTGAAATGTCTGAGAGAATGTAA
- a CDS encoding N(4)-(beta-N-acetylglucosaminyl)-L-asparaginase: MNSRRKFIRNVSLASASGALISSLAKAGEQEKSAPVVNGNIVVSTWKHGLPANERAIQILKGKGRPVDAAQEGVMVVESDPQNTSVGLSGFPDRDGHVTLDACLMDEFGNAGSVCFLEGIDHPISVARLVMDRTPHVMLSGDGALQFALQNGFRQRKGLSQEAKRAYDEWLKTADYKPVINVENHDTIGLILRDEKGNFSGACTTSGLAFKMHGRVGDSPIIGAGLFVDPEVGAATASGLGEAVLKICGSHLIVELMRMGQSPQRACEEAVKRISVKQKNYKDIQVAFLAINKAGEVGAFSIQPGFQYALATEGKNELIDAFSLIPSGKK; the protein is encoded by the coding sequence ATGAATTCAAGAAGAAAATTTATCCGTAACGTATCACTGGCCTCCGCTTCCGGCGCATTGATTTCTTCTTTGGCTAAGGCAGGTGAGCAAGAGAAAAGCGCACCGGTTGTAAACGGCAATATTGTTGTCTCTACCTGGAAACACGGACTTCCTGCCAATGAAAGAGCGATTCAAATTTTGAAAGGGAAAGGTCGTCCGGTGGATGCTGCGCAGGAAGGTGTGATGGTGGTGGAATCTGATCCGCAAAATACTTCCGTCGGACTTTCAGGATTTCCTGATCGGGATGGTCATGTTACACTCGATGCATGCCTGATGGATGAATTCGGCAATGCGGGATCTGTTTGTTTTCTTGAAGGTATTGACCACCCAATTTCAGTGGCAAGACTCGTGATGGACAGAACGCCGCATGTGATGTTATCAGGTGACGGAGCATTGCAGTTTGCGCTTCAAAATGGATTTCGTCAAAGAAAAGGATTGTCGCAGGAGGCAAAAAGGGCGTATGATGAATGGTTAAAAACAGCTGATTATAAACCGGTCATCAACGTTGAAAACCATGATACGATTGGATTGATTCTGCGGGATGAGAAAGGTAATTTCTCCGGTGCCTGCACCACGAGTGGTTTGGCTTTTAAGATGCATGGACGGGTAGGAGATTCTCCTATTATTGGTGCGGGATTATTTGTTGATCCGGAAGTGGGCGCAGCTACAGCATCAGGTTTGGGAGAAGCTGTGCTAAAAATCTGTGGCAGTCATTTGATCGTGGAACTGATGCGCATGGGCCAGTCACCACAAAGAGCTTGTGAAGAAGCGGTGAAACGTATTTCCGTAAAGCAGAAAAATTATAAAGACATTCAGGTCGCATTTCTCGCCATCAACAAAGCAGGGGAAGTGGGTGCCTTCTCTATTCAACCGGGTTTTCAATACGCGTTGGCCACTGAAGGGAAAAATGAATTGATAGATGCATTTTCCTTAATTCCTTCCGGCAAAAAGTAG
- a CDS encoding YcxB family protein, whose product MTLKFALDENDYLQHQLYLASISNNIKSQRKRSLITVVLAFLVLAFLFFQTEKKWWMYYFVALSILSVIFYPFYLQRYYKRHYRKHISDTYKNRFNEPCTIIFNEASIEDIDKSGETKMDMSAIEEIVETGSYVYLRIKTGGSLIIPKSKIEDPDNLLTYLRALSGTLKIKYSQELNWKWK is encoded by the coding sequence ATGACACTCAAGTTTGCTCTGGATGAAAACGATTATTTGCAACATCAACTTTACCTTGCGTCTATAAGCAACAACATAAAAAGCCAAAGAAAAAGAAGTTTGATAACTGTGGTGCTGGCATTTCTGGTGTTGGCTTTTCTTTTCTTTCAAACTGAAAAAAAATGGTGGATGTATTATTTTGTTGCACTCAGTATCCTGAGCGTCATTTTTTATCCCTTTTATTTGCAAAGATATTATAAGCGGCATTACCGAAAGCATATTTCAGACACGTATAAGAACAGATTCAATGAGCCCTGCACAATAATTTTCAATGAAGCAAGCATAGAGGATATAGACAAGTCCGGAGAAACAAAAATGGACATGTCGGCTATCGAAGAAATTGTGGAGACCGGTAGTTATGTTTATTTAAGAATCAAGACAGGTGGAAGTCTGATTATTCCCAAATCAAAAATTGAAGATCCGGACAACCTGCTAACCTATTTAAGAGCACTTTCCGGAACATTGAAAATCAAATATTCCCAGGAGTTAAATTGGAAGTGGAAATAA
- a CDS encoding aminotransferase class I/II-fold pyridoxal phosphate-dependent enzyme: MDLSYIINELGEDRESYFGAVAPPIIQTSNFAFKNVALLREAMMDEFGVNLYSRGNNPTVTILRKKLAALDHAEDALVLSSGVAAVFLAVFANVKQGDHIVSVAKPYSWTDKLFKNLLPRLGVTTTFVDGTRIENFEQAIQPNTKIIFLESPNSFTFELQDLEAVAQLAKSKQLLTIIDNSYCSPLYQRPIDFGIDISIQTATKYLGGHSDVIAGVIAGKKEMIEKIFRSDLLTVGSVISPFNAWLLIRSLRTLEIRLERIAQSTLKIAAWMENLPPIEKIHYPFSPSFPQYDLAKKQMQQAPGLFTVVLKANSIQAIEKFCNTLKHFLMAVSWGGHESLIFPSCAVIKPEDFNPDNVTHRMVRFYIGLEDAGYLMEDIAGALGEI, translated from the coding sequence ATGGATCTGTCATACATCATTAACGAATTAGGAGAAGATCGCGAATCATATTTCGGTGCTGTTGCGCCGCCCATTATTCAAACCAGCAATTTTGCTTTTAAAAATGTTGCACTATTGCGGGAAGCAATGATGGATGAATTTGGAGTGAATCTTTATTCACGGGGAAATAATCCTACCGTAACTATACTCAGGAAAAAACTGGCAGCACTCGATCATGCAGAAGATGCACTGGTGCTTTCCAGTGGTGTTGCGGCAGTTTTTCTTGCAGTGTTTGCCAATGTTAAGCAAGGTGATCACATTGTATCTGTTGCAAAACCTTATTCATGGACAGATAAACTTTTTAAAAATTTATTACCACGATTAGGTGTTACCACCACATTTGTAGATGGAACACGGATTGAAAATTTCGAGCAGGCCATTCAACCGAATACAAAAATCATTTTCCTCGAATCACCCAACTCCTTCACTTTTGAATTGCAGGATCTGGAAGCAGTTGCACAGCTCGCAAAATCAAAACAACTGTTGACCATTATCGATAACAGTTATTGTTCACCATTGTATCAGCGTCCAATTGATTTTGGAATCGACATTTCCATACAAACCGCCACTAAATACTTAGGTGGTCACAGCGATGTGATTGCAGGTGTGATTGCAGGCAAAAAAGAAATGATTGAAAAAATATTCCGTTCAGATTTGTTGACTGTGGGTTCCGTCATTTCACCGTTTAATGCCTGGCTGTTGATTCGCAGTTTACGAACATTGGAAATAAGATTAGAAAGAATTGCACAGAGTACATTGAAGATTGCTGCATGGATGGAAAATTTACCTCCAATAGAAAAAATCCACTATCCATTTTCGCCTTCCTTTCCACAATATGATCTTGCAAAAAAACAAATGCAGCAAGCTCCGGGATTATTTACGGTAGTGTTAAAAGCAAATTCCATTCAGGCGATTGAAAAATTCTGCAACACACTCAAACATTTTCTGATGGCTGTTTCCTGGGGCGGACATGAATCATTGATCTTTCCTTCTTGTGCGGTAATTAAACCGGAAGATTTTAATCCGGATAATGTTACTCACAGAATGGTGAGGTTTTATATTGGGTTGGAAGATGCGGGGTATTTGATGGAGGATATTGCGGGGGCGTTGGGAGAAATTTGA
- a CDS encoding amino acid permease encodes MSIKPKLGLFDLTMIIVSMVIGIGIFRNPSIIAQHAGSATVFFIAWILGAVVSICGALTFAEIGSRFPVAGGYYKLFSLCYHPAIAFMLIWTYILLNAGSTAVVAFTGAQYITPVLLPLSLQNANGEKLMFFFIIGVLFVLNFLGIRMGARTQNVLSMLKIGLMLVFISAIFFIPQNDAVHAVLEDVKESSSHPASPFISALGMSLIAIFFTYGGYQNIVNLGADVKSPQRIIPKAILLAIGMVFLLYFSINIAYVKVLGFETVQHSPLIAADLGKVLFGNAGAAFASVVIFISVLGFINSELLHNPRVMYAMAEEKILPKIFMNVHARKQVQEFTLIFYTSLIVVMFLLLQTYNDLLNYVMFNDTISLACAAFCIFILRRMKTGDESKGFRIRWFPVLPIIFIVMQLTVTANIVYSDPGNSLIGFVVLLCGYPLYLLLKRFV; translated from the coding sequence TTGTCCATCAAACCCAAACTCGGACTTTTTGATTTGACGATGATCATCGTTTCGATGGTGATCGGCATTGGTATTTTTAGAAATCCGTCTATTATTGCTCAGCATGCAGGAAGCGCAACTGTCTTTTTTATTGCCTGGATTTTAGGTGCGGTTGTCAGCATTTGTGGTGCACTTACTTTTGCTGAAATCGGTTCACGTTTTCCGGTAGCAGGCGGTTACTACAAATTGTTTTCATTATGTTATCATCCTGCGATTGCCTTCATGCTCATCTGGACGTATATTCTATTGAATGCGGGTTCAACCGCCGTAGTTGCATTCACCGGCGCTCAATATATCACACCTGTTCTTTTGCCTTTATCACTTCAAAACGCGAATGGTGAAAAGCTGATGTTTTTTTTCATCATTGGAGTTTTGTTTGTCCTGAATTTTCTTGGCATCCGCATGGGCGCACGCACACAAAATGTGCTTAGCATGTTGAAAATAGGGTTGATGCTGGTTTTCATTTCTGCAATTTTTTTTATTCCGCAAAACGATGCTGTTCATGCTGTTTTAGAGGACGTAAAAGAAAGCAGCAGTCATCCTGCTTCCCCCTTCATCTCTGCGCTGGGCATGAGTCTGATTGCGATTTTCTTTACCTATGGTGGCTATCAGAATATTGTAAATCTGGGCGCAGATGTAAAATCGCCGCAGCGCATTATTCCAAAAGCCATCCTGCTTGCAATTGGAATGGTTTTCCTGCTTTATTTTTCTATCAACATTGCTTATGTGAAAGTATTGGGCTTTGAAACGGTACAGCATTCACCGTTAATTGCCGCTGACCTTGGGAAAGTATTGTTTGGAAATGCAGGTGCCGCTTTTGCCTCTGTAGTAATTTTTATTTCCGTGTTAGGATTCATCAATTCTGAATTATTACACAATCCACGCGTGATGTACGCCATGGCAGAAGAAAAAATTCTTCCTAAAATTTTTATGAACGTGCATGCGCGGAAACAAGTGCAGGAATTTACATTGATCTTCTACACTTCGCTCATCGTTGTGATGTTCCTGCTTTTGCAGACTTACAATGATTTACTCAATTATGTGATGTTTAATGACACGATTTCGCTGGCCTGCGCAGCGTTCTGTATTTTTATTTTAAGAAGAATGAAAACAGGTGATGAATCCAAAGGTTTCCGCATCAGGTGGTTTCCTGTTTTACCTATCATCTTTATTGTGATGCAACTGACAGTTACTGCAAACATTGTATACAGCGATCCCGGAAATTCATTGATTGGTTTTGTGGTGCTACTGTGTGGTTATCCTTTGTATTTGTTGTTGAAGCGGTTTGTATGA